In Alnus glutinosa chromosome 7, dhAlnGlut1.1, whole genome shotgun sequence, the sequence TTAAATGgcagcatatttttttttttttttgtaagtaaaatGGCAGCATATTACTATCAGACTAAAAGGCTGAAGTTTATCATATACTTAAAACTTCATTGGAAAAGGAAAGGAATTAATTCAAGgcaaagaaaacagaaaacataAAAGAGGTTTTGGTGCAACACCAAGTTTGAATTTAACCAATAATTTCCCATATTTAGGTCTGTATTTCAAATATAAGAAAGAAACTAGATGACATTATGCTTCTGGtatctccagaaaataaatagcaaTAATCATTCAAAAGTGGAATTTTCATCACAAAAGGAGAGGTTGCTTTACAGCAGCAAAGAACAGGTTATCACAGAGAACCCACGagtaagaaagagagaaataacTCCAATCCACGAGGGTTTGCCTGAGAGCCATACTTGAGGCTCATCAAGAGTTTCTGTAATGACTTAGGAAAAAGTaatagccacatctgcgctatcaccctcaaaagactagtcaatttaaaactttcataaaattacttataaagctcagtttcacctagtaagtaagcaatgtgGAACTTAGCATCCATGAGTATCTTTTTATAAATCATCACCTCTATGTGGGCAgctcatcttctcaatatgagaCTGTGGTGTTACAACTCCCCTCCCTAAACCCCTGACCTCCTCATCAAGGCCACGTCATGCGGTGCTGACATAGGTGGCTCTaggctttataagtaattctagaaaagttccaaattgactagttcttttgaggtgatagcgcagacGTGACAAGTGTTTTTCCCTGAGTCCTTACAAATAATATCAGAGTCACCTAATAATGTCATTGGTACCGTCAACACTGCATGATGTGGCCCTGACAAGGACACCAGAGGTTTAAGGGAAGGAGTTTGTAATATCTcaatcccatattgggaagatgagtagcccaaaTAGAAAGTGAatggtttataagaaattttcatAGGTTCTAAAtctcacattgcttacttactaTGTGAAATTGAACTTCATAAATGATTTTAGAGAAtgtctaaattgactagtctttttggggtgatagccCAGATATAACTAACGTTTTTTCTTGGGCCATTAATTCTTGGGTCGTTTTTAATGgtccaaggaaaagcgctaaccacatctacgctatcactctaaaatgactactcaatttgaagcttcattagaatcacttataaagcccagagccacctagtaatgccATGTGGTATTGTCAGCACATTGTACAGTAATACTTACTGACAAGTATAATCGTCCCGATTTAGTATGTTTCTACGACTAAGGGTGCTCTTGATTCTTCTCCTCTTTATAACCTGCAGTAAATTGGGAACCTGGAAGCAGAATTAATATGGTCAGTTTAAGGGGACTAGAGGACACAGGTACAGTAAAAAGGGGAAAGCCTGAaaattcgaagaaaaaaaaaatcaaaaatcaaacaaaataaaataaaaaggtgtCAAAGAACAAACATCAATAGTATAATCTCAGGAGCAAAGCAAAACAAAGATTAATAAACCAAAAGTACTCCTTGATTGCATACCCTCAAGACCGCTGGTATGTAGAAGGATCCACTTGGGGAATTTACTGTCTGATCATAATATTCTAGTACATCCGCCTGGATAAAAACAAGTTTAAAATTGAAACGTTAAAACAGGCTTATCTCATAAGTATATGTTCCTAAGTGTGAATTACCAAAAAGGAAAGACAGGGAGAAAGGAGAAGCAGGTAAAGTGCCAACTTCCAATGACAATTTAGACAAAAGGACTATTAAGCACGGAGAAAGATAGCATTTATGTTGTGATTGCAGATGCAAAGTAGTAAAAATTTAGATGTGTAACACACCGACCTAGCAGAGCATATGAAGGCTATTAATTATCCATTTTGATTTTTGACAGACTAAACAAGCTATTCACTGATCAAAAAAGTTTTATATACTTGAATGATATCCAAGGtttcctcattttttatttatttatttatttatttttataaaataaagtttccatGAAAAGTAAGTAATTGCATAAAGAGCGCAAATGATAATACCAGCAAGGTTACTTTGCTAATGTCCAAAACTCCAACATGAATAAGTGATCAAAGAAATCTAACCTTCTCCATGAATTCCAAACAAATAGCACGCTTCCAGCAGACAACATTGATTGGCCTGGCACAGGACAACAGTGATCAGAACCTTAAGCAAACAACCATGCAAGTCCTTCTGGAGTGGTAGAAAGGAacgagaaaaagaagaattaaCTCAAGCTCTTAAGACCGTTCTTGGAAAAAAGTTTCAAATGTGAACATCtctttaaacataaaaaaatgttaaagtgGGGGCTATTTTGTCAAGAATTACTCAGTGTGTGGCATAAACATTTGTTCCATGACCCTATTTCTATACTTCTTTCTTTGGTAAATATTCAAAACAAATAAGAGTGTACCTcatcttttgttcttcaatttcATTATGCTGACAGGATCTTCCATTATTTAATATGGTTGTCAAATATTTTCCCTGAATCTATCTCTTAGATATCTAGAAGTATTTGAACTTTCGGGAGAAAATTGCCTGATCGGAACTGAACTTTCTGTGACTATGCCTGACGGCAGCCAATTTTTATTCATGTAAAAtgcatataatttattttacctAGAATAGAATACATAAATTAGAGCCAGAAACAACTCAAATGCATATTGATGAAACTGTCAGGAAAGAGATGAGTACTGTGCTTAAAAGATTTCttagtttaataaaatatatatatatatatatatatatatatatatatatatatatactaaacaaagaataaaaaagtgatAAAGTGGAATACAATAAGCAAGTGGGTCATAAGAAAAACGGACCTGTATGAGATGTCCAAGACCAGCCCTCTGAAATCAGCTAAATCATCCCTCTTAAACTCGTCATCGTAACCAACACCATCATCCTCGTCATAAACACCTTCATCATCACTAACATTAAGGCTTGCCTCCGCACTGAAATTGCTGGACTTGTTGTTCacagatgaagaagaagaagagaagaaaagtcGAGTTTTTGTAGAGCCAAGAAACCTGAGCCCGCGCATGTGGGTTTGAACTGATCTGAGCTTAGAGTGAAATGGGTCTTTGGGTTCCAACCCAAGTGACACTCCCTCGCCACTGAAGAACAGCTTCAAGCGTCCCTGTGTTATGAACTGTGCCATTCACAAAATCCCACAACGTTTATAGTTGGGCGATAAAGTGATTAAAAAAGAGGACTTTCTCTTTTGTCTTTGATTCGGTTTCCAACTTCAGTTACTCAATGCAAGTGTTGTACTGTTTGAACTTTGAACAGTTCACAAAACCACCTCTCTCAGGGAAAAAACCATTACCacatattattttcaaatattcCAGAATATCTTCCTCACTATAGGTGAATTGACGTATTCACCCTCCGATTGATTTTGAATTTCtcacaaaattttgaaagaaaaaatggcTAAATTGACACCGTTTCTTTTCTTCTGAGCAGCTCAGGAAGGAACGAAgagaaaaaacattaaaaattctGCCCTGCCCGCACAAAGGGCCTCATGGGTGGGAGCCTTGGGCATTCAAAACCCAACCCAGAGGCTCTAGCGATGTCACTCTTCCCTCTCATAAGGTTTCTGACCTCATTAATCCAATGGAtggattttg encodes:
- the LOC133873757 gene encoding uncharacterized protein LOC133873757, translating into MAQFITQGRLKLFFSGEGVSLGLEPKDPFHSKLRSVQTHMRGLRFLGSTKTRLFFSSSSSSVNNKSSNFSAEASLNVSDDEGVYDEDDGVGYDDEFKRDDLADFRGLVLDISYRPINVVCWKRAICLEFMEKADVLEYYDQTVNSPSGSFYIPAVLRVPNLLQVIKRRRIKSTLSRRNILNRDDYTCQYCSSHENLTIDHVFPAARGGEWNWENLVTACAKCNSKKGQKTLEEANMKLINIPKVPKDYDIVSIPLTSAALNMLTIRKGTPEEWRQYLSKPYLEP